GACGTTCCATCCGGACGTCCTCGATGGACTTCTCTCCCCGAGCGAGAGTCATCTTTCTCCTTACCTGTGGCCTACTGCGTTCCGCCTGCGTCGCCGGCCCGATATGGAACAGGAGCAGACGCTGGTAGGACCGGAACGACCCCCCAAAGCCCTCTGGGCGCCGTGTGGGTCACGCCGGCTACCCGAAAGGACACTATGAACTATGTGAATGGATGGTCAAGCACAGCACGTGAGCAGCTTGTCACTAGCAGTCGACGAGATTGACAGTTATCGTCAGGGCCATGACGAAGTTCGGCAGAAATTGCCCATCGGTTCCGGATGGGGTGTAGGGGCTCATTACGCTGGTGTGGCGTTGACCAGCAGCGACACGGCAGGCCGTCGGAACAGTGACCTCGCCGATCTGATCAGGCGACTCGCCGACGAGGAACCCCTCCTGGCGCTACACCGTCGGGGTCTTAGAGGCCGATGCCCGTGACCCAGCCGGAGTCGGTGATGCCCATGGCGTGACAGGATCCATCCTGAGTCGGTCGGGAGCAGCGACGTGAGAGCCACGAGGTGGTCGTCTGCCGTCCACAGCACCGCCCGGTCGCTGGGGTCGAGAACACTCTCCTTGATCGGCGGTCAGCCGAGCGGCGAACCGTCGAAGGAGTAACTGAAGTCGTAGAGCTTCCTGCCGCCGCCGACTCGGCTGAGGGCGGCGGCGTGCCGGGCCTCCTGGTGGTCGACGTACGACACGACCCGGCCGACCGCGGGTCGACCTTGCGCCCGGGGGGCGGGCTTGGGCGCGGCAAGGCCGGCAACTCCGCCCTCGTAGGCCACGACCGGGTCGAGTGCCATCTGCACCACGTAGGTCTCGGTCGGCTGTGGGCTGGCACTCGCGGTGCTGGTCCCCGGCACGATGGTGAGTCCCATGGGCGCCACGCCCAGCGCAACCGGCGCGTTTGTCCGCTGCTGCCAGGTACTAGCGGTTTGGTCGTTCGGGCCACGTGGTCCTTCCCTGCCGGCGGGCCGCTTCCGAGCATCCAACGGCCGGAGTCGATATGTGCTGTGCGTGCAGCCTCGTGACTTACTCATCGGTCGCCCCTGTCGGAGTCATGCCATGTCGGAGAACCCGCCATCTCATGGGTTTGGGACGAGGACCCGGAAACGCCGCACGGTTATGACGCGCTGACCATCAGTTAGCCACGAGTTGACCGGAGTGCTCCCGAGTTGCCCATGCCGCCGGGTAGACCCACCTGTGCCGCATCATCCATGTTGGTCTATAGCCCACGACCGTGGGGTGTCGTGCGCGTCCTGTCTCTGCGGCGCGCTAGTACATGGAGGTTCCGTGCACACACGAACCAGACATGCGAGACGCGCGTCAGTCGTGACAGCGGCTTTCGCGGTTCTCGCGACAGCGATGGCGAGCGCAGTACCCGCGTTCGCCGCGCCGTCGACCACAGCACCGTCAGCCAACCCGGCCGACAAGCTCACCTCGGCCGTCGAGAAGACGCTCACCACGCACGACTCGGCGGACTTCTGGGTGAAGCTGTCGGCGAAGGCCAACCTGGACGCGGCGCCGAACATCGCCGACTGGGGCAAGCGCGGCCAGTACGTCTACGACGCGCTCACCAGCACGGCCAAGACGTCCCAGGCGGACGTGATCCAGCAGCTCGAGGCGAACGGCGTCGACCACGAGAGCTTCTGGATCAGCAACCGCATCCTCGTCGAGGACGGCACGCTGGAGCTCGCCAAGGAGCTCGCCGCGCAGTCCGAGGTCAGCCAGATCACCGAGACCACGAAGTTCGACCTCGTCGAACCGGTCAAGCGCGAGAAGGCGCCGGCGAACGCCCCAGCCGCGGTCGAGTGGGGCCTCGACTTCATCAACGCCCCTGAGGTCTGGGCCCAGGGCTTCACGGGCGAGGGCATCGTCGTGTCGAGCGTCGACACCGGCGTCCAGTTCGACCACCCGGCGCTCGCCGACGGTTACCGCGGTCGGCAGCCCGACGGGACGATCGTCAACGACTACAACGCGTTCGACTCCTCTGGGCGGTGCGGCGCCGGCAATCCGTGCGACGTGAACGGGCACGGCACCCACACCATGGGCACCATGATGGGCGACGACGGCGCGGGCAACCAGATCGGTGTCGCGCCCGACGCGCAGTGGATCGAGGCCAACGGCTGCGACACCTGCTCGGACGCCGACCTGCTCGAGTCCGGTGAGTGGATCACCGCGCCGACCCGCACGGACGGCACCGACCCCGACCCGGCGAAGCGGCCGCAGGTCGTCAACAACTCGTGGGGCGCGGTCGCCGCCGGGGCCATCGACGACTGGTACCAGGACATCACCGACGCGTGGGCTGCCGCCGGCATCTTCGGCGCCTGGTCGGCGGGCAACAGCGGTCCCGGTTGCCAGACGACCTCCTCGCCGGGCGCGAACACTACGAACTACTCGGCGGGCGCGGTCGACTCCTCGGGCCGCATCGCGTCCTTCTCCTCGCGCGGTCCCGGTGAGGGCGGCGGGATCAAGCCGAACATCTCGGCCCCGGGCGTGGCCGTTCGCTCCTCGGTCCCCGGTGATGGGTACGCGCTCTTCAACGGCACCTCGATGGCCGCCCCGCACCTCGCGGGCGCCGTCGCCGTACTGTGGAGCGCCGCACCGGCACTGATCGGCGACATTCCGGGCACCTGGGAACTGCTGAACCAGGCCGCCCACAACGTCGACGACACCTCGTGCGGCGGCACCGCCGAGAACAACAACGTCTACGGCGAGGGCACGCTCGACCTGGCCGCGCTGATCGACGCTGCGCCGATCGGTGACATGGGCACCGTTGCCGGCACCGTCACCGAGACCGACGGCGACCCGATCAGCGGGGCGCGCGTGACGGTCGACGGCGAGCACGACCGTACCGTCACCACCGGCACGGACGGCACGTACTCCGCCCGCGTCGCCGTGGGCGACTACCAGGTCTCGGCCTCGGCGTTCGGCTACCTGCCGTCTGCCCCGACCGGCGCCACGGTCACCGTCGACGCGACCACCACGGTGGACATCGACCTCGAGGCCGCGCCACGCCACACCGTGTCCGGCACCGTCACGGACGTCGCCACGGGCAACCCGTTCGTCGGCACCACGGTGAGCATCTCCGCACCGATCGACCCGGTCACCACCGACGCCAACGGCGCGTTCGCGTTCGCCGACGTGCCCGAGGGCACCTACACCATCTCGATCGAGGGCGGCACCTGCACGAGCGCGTTCTCGGAGGAGGTCGTCGTCGACGGTGACGAGACGGTCACCGCCGAGATCGCCCGTCGGTACGACGACTTCGGGTACTTCTGCACGGTCGGCAGCGACGGGGCCGCCACGGGTGACACCCGGGTGAACCTGACCGGTGACGACGCGGCGACCACGGTCCCGCTGCCGTTCTCGTTCCCGTACTACGAGGGCGACTACACGACGGCGTACGTGACCACCAACGGCCACGTGAACTTCGCCGGGCTCTCGACCTCACTCGGCAACGTCCAGATCCCGAACAGTTCCGTACCCAACGCGGCGATCTACGGGCTGTGGGACGACCTGTTCTTCGACGCCTCGTCGGGTCTGTACTCCGCGACCACCCAGGTCGATGGGGTCGACGCGTTCGTCCTCGAGTACCGGAACGTCGCGTTCTTCTCCAACCGCGCCGAGCGGACGAACTTCTCCGTGACACTCCTGGCGAACGGTGAGATCGAGCTCGGCTACGGGGCGAACTCGGGCGGAGCGCTCTCAGCAGGCAGCTCGGCCACGGTGGGAATCGAGAACGAGAACGGCACCATCGCCCATCAGTTCTCCTACAACACCCCGGCGATCAACGCCGGAATGTCGATCCACTACGACTCCGCGCCGCGGGGCACGGTGACCGGCACGGTGACCGACCGGAACACGGGTGCGCCGATCTCTGGCGCGACCGTGGCGGTCTCCTCCGAGGCCCAGAGCAAGACCGCGACCACTGGAGCGGACGGCACGTACTCGACGTCGGTCCTCACCGGTGACTACTCGGTCGAGGTCACGGCGCCGAACTACCAGGGTGCCACCGGCTCGGTCACGGTCACCGAGGACGGCACCGTGAGGTTCGATGCCGCGCTGGCGGCGGGCAAGGTGACCATCGCTTCGGACGGCGACACCCATGCCGAGCTGACGATGGGCGGTTCGCACACCGAGGAGCTCACGATCACCAACGAGGGCACCGCCCCGGCGTCGGTCGAGCTGGAAGCCCGCAGCGGCGAGTTCGCGCCGCTCGCCACGGGTGCTCTCACGGCGGTGAAGAGTAAGGCGACCGTCCCGGCGTCGGTGGCCCCGAAGGGGAAGCTGTCGGCGGCCGGCTCGTCGATGTCGCGTTCGAACGTCAAGGGCGAGACGGTGACGCCTCAGGCGGCGCCGATCCCGGCCGACGAGATCACCATCACGCACTCCGCGTCGCAGGCGATCATGACCGGCAACTCGGCGTCGTGCAACAACGGCGCCACCACCCGGAACAACTCCTACCTGCGGACGTTCACACTGGACGACTTCGGGCTCAACGGCCTGGACGTGTCGAGCGTGTCGTTCGGGGTGGAGGTGAACCAGGGGAGCCAGCCGCTCACGGTCAACCTCTACACGCTCGAGGGCGACCTGCGGTACGCCAACATGACGCTCATCGGCTCGGCCGACGCCACGGTCCCGGCCGGTAACGGCACTCTGGTGACGGTCCCGGTCGAGGGCGCGGTTCCGTCCGGTGGCACCCTGGTGGTCGAGGTGAGCGTCCCTGCGGATGGCTACTTCTTCATCGGCTCGAACAACGCCGGCCAGACGGCTCCGTCGTACATCGCCTCGGTGGACTGCGGCATCTCCGAACCGGCCGACACCTCGTCGATCGGCTTCCCGGGCATGCACATCGTGATGAACGTGACGGGTAGCACGGGCGGCGCTCCGGCGGACTGGGTGTCCTTCGACAGGCCGTCCGTCACGCTCGAGCCGGGCGAGTCGGTCACGGTGGAGGCGACCATGTCGGCCGACGTCGACCAGCCGGGCGCGTACTCCGCCGCGATCGGTGCCAGCACCAACACGCCGTATAACGTGGGTGAGGTGCCGGTGTCGATGAACGTCACCGCCCCGAAGTCGTGGGGCAAGGTCGCCGGCACCGTCACCTCGGCGGCCACCGGCGAGCCGTTGGGTGGCGCCATCGTCCAGGTGACCGGCGGCAAGGGATACCGCCAGACGCTGGTCACCGAGGACGACGGTACGTACGCGTACTGGATCGACGCGACGGTGAACCCGCTCACGCTGGTCGTTGCGGTCCAGGGCTACGCGCCTGAAACGGCGAAGGTCACGCTCAAGGCGGGCAAGACGGTCACGGCGGACTTCTCGCTCGACCCGCTCCGGTAGCGCGTACACGGGGCGCGCCGTAGCGCGCGTCCCGTAGCGCGCGTCCTGTACGACGGCGGCCCGGTCACCATCCAGGTGGCCGGGTCGCCGTCGGGCATCGAACGGACCTGCCTACGCCGAGCGGGTCATGGCCCGCGCGGGCGCGGCCGGCTGCCGGCCCACCACCTCACCGGTCCCGGTTCCAAAGCGAGGCGCTAGCGAGGGCCGTGAGGGCTTGGCGTTCCAGAGCGGGGTGGATCTCGGCGTAGGCGAGGCGGCTGTGGTCGTCCACGGCGCAGTGGACGTAGTCGAAGCCGACGCAGTCGTGGTCCCAGCCGAGGGCCTGGTGCGGGTAGTTCCGACTCGGGCAGCACGCCGCTGGCGTAGCTGGCGTGCCACGCAGTCACCGCTGCTGCGAGCGGGAGCCGTGTTCCTGTTGGTTAAGGGATTGTGATGGCGATTTCGTTGGGGAGCGCGTCGAGGAAGATCAGTACACCGGCGATGCCGACGATCCAGCTCATTGCGGTGCGCGAGCCGCCCGCGATCTTTCGTTGCCAGCGTTCGAGGCGTTCCTGCATTCGCTCGCGCAGTAGCAACCATGCCAAGTACAAAGCGATGCCGGGCAGGATCATGATGATCACGTAGACCCCCAGCAGCAGGAGCCACTGTGCTGGTTCCAGTCCGGCGGAGGTCATGATTCCGATCGCGCCGAAGTACGGGACCGCGGTGTAGAACTCGAAGAGCCAGGTCCCCAGCCCCACGAGGACCATCGAGCGCGGGGTGGGGGTCTTGACCGGAGCCGGCTCTACGTCGGGTCGTTTCTTCGCGGGGATGAACCAGCTACCAGCGAAGAGTGCGATACCGATCCCGCCCTGGATCCACGCCCATACTGACGGGTCGATCGCAGGCAGTATCGCTCCCAGCCCCAACATCAGTAGGACGCCAAGAGCGAGGTATGCGACGGCGATCGTTCCCAGGTACAGGCCCAGTAGGAGCCCGAGGCGTCGGGGGCGTGCCAGGAGCAGGTAGACGGTCACTCCGATGAGGGCGGGGCTGAGCATGTCGAGCAGGGCCAGCCCGAACACTGCCCCCACGGTCACGATTGACACAGCCCCGGCACCTTCCTCATCGACGGTCACATTGACGTCCCATCGTGCCGGACCGCCGACTCAATCACCCCAACCTGGCGAGACATCCGAAGATCACAGCACCCATAAACATCTGAATCAGACGCCTCTTAGCCGAGGGGGCTCAGGGTTCGAATCTCGATGGCTGGTCGGTCCTGTGCAGTGACGCGGCTCGGACTCACGGGGCGGAGCGGTGCGGGCGGAGGCGGCCGCCGATGCGTCGTCCTCCGCCGTTCGATGACCGGCGGCTTGACGCCCGCTAGCCCGGACGACAGGCGTTGCTGGGAGCGGAAGATCGGTCTCGCTCATCCAGTGACAGACCTCGAACGTCTTGACTGTTGCCCAACCCCGCACCTTCTGCCCGGAGCGGACCCCTGCGATCGCTAGAACAGCCAACAAGAAAGCGGTTGTCGCCGCGGAAGGCACGGTTGTCTCCGACGAACGTCTTGACCACTGCGACTGGAACAGAGTCAGCGGCCGGAGCCTGTCAGGCTCCGGCCGCTGACCGCGACTCACATATGGATTACAGTCGCGCGCACTGGCCTGATGCGGGGCCCTTAACGCTGTTGGGTCGGCTCTCGTTTGCCGGGGCCGGGGTGTTGCCCGAGCAGGCGAGGGGTCCGCTGATGGTGTTGGCGGAGATGACTACCGGTTGGCTGCCGGTGTTGCTGTTGACGGTGATCGGACCGTTGACGGTAACGGTGTCGATCCGGACTCCACCGGTGTTGGCGGTGACCGACACTGGGCCGTTCACCTTGCCCTTGGTGATGTTCAGCTGGCCGGTCGCGCCGGTGACGGTGACCGGGCCGGACACGGTGGCGCTGGCGAGATCGAACAGGACCGGGCGGGTGGCGTACACCGGGCCGCTGATGGTGCCGCCGGTGACCACTAGCGAGGCGCCCGGGTTGACCGTGACGGGGCCGCCGATCGTGGCGTTCTCCAGGCAGGTCAGGCCCGCGGTGACCACGAGCGGCTTGCGGTACGCGCCGGTGATGGTCGTGGTGCACTGCGGACCCGCCTGCCCGACGGCCGACCGCGGCTGAGTATCCGCGGTGACTGGCGAGTTCGCGGCGAAGTAGCTCACCAGCATGGTGAGGTCGTTGTCGCCGGTGGTCGCCGGGTCGGCGCCGTCGCCGAGGGTGGCGAAGTTGTCACCGCCCGTCGCGAGGAACGAGTTCACCGTGACCCGGTACGTGCCCGCCGGGTCGAGCGGTGTGCCATTGAGCTTGATCGAGGTGATCCGCGAGCCCTTCGGCGCGTCGGGGTTGTAGGTGTAGCTGAACCCCTTCGAGACACCCAGCCACAGCACCGGACGGGACGCCCCGTCTGGCTGCCACTGCTCCTCCAGCACCTGCTTGATCTGGGCGCCGGTGTAGCTCTTCGTCACCACGTCGTTGGCGAACGGCTGGACGGCGAAGGCGTCCGCGTAGGTCACCATGCCGTCGGTGCGGTAGAGCAGGTCGGCGCGTAGGCCACCGGGGTTCATGAACGCGATCTGCGCCCCGCCCCGGCCCTGGTCCTTCGTGCCGGCGAGTTGCACGTCGGCGATGAAGTTGCCGAGCGCCGACTCCTTGCCCCGGTCCTCGTTGCCGTTGGTGTAGGCCCGCTTGATGTCTGCGGTGATCGAGCCCAGCTGCTGCTTGCCGAGCTCGCCTGCCTTGGTCTTGGCGGTGGCCACGATGTCGGCCACCGCCTGGTCCTGCGGCGCGCCGACCACGTCGACCAGCTGCGCGTCGGCCGTCGTGACCTGGCCCGTGTTCGGGTCGTAGGTCAGCGCGACCTTGCCCAGCCGCTTGCCGTAGTCCTCGGCCTGTACCACCGGACGCAGCCGGTCCGATCCGGGGACCGGGAGCTCGAACGCGTACGGCTGGTGGGTGTGACCGCTGAAGATCGCGTCGATGGTGGCGTCGACCCGGGTGAACTTGCCGAAGACCGGGTCGTTGGCAAGCGCCTCGGCGGAGGTGATGTTCTCCGTCGCGGCGCCCTCGTGCGCGAGCAGCACCACCACGTCGGCCTCCCCGTTGTCCGGGTTGCCGTCCTTGAGCTGGCCGGCGACCAGGTTGGCCTCGGCGACCGGGTCGCGGAAAGTCAGCCCGGCGATGCCGTCGGGGCTGACCAGCGACTTGGTTTGCTCGGTCACCACGCCGACGAAGCCCACCCGCACCCCGCCCACCGTGCTGACGGAGTACGCCGGCAGCGCCCGGGCGTCGCCCCGGTACACGTTGGCGCCCAGGTACGGGAAGTCGGCGCGGTCGGACACCCGGCCGGTGAGGTCGGCGATGCCCTTGTCGAACTCGTGGTTGCCCACGGCCGAGGCGGCGAGGCCGGCCTGGTTCAGCGCGTCGATCGTCGGGTTGTCCCCGTCGATCGCCGAGATGAACGTGGATGCGCCGATGTTGTCGCCGGCGGACACGAACGCGGTGTTGGGGTTCTGCGCGCGCAGCTGCCCGACCAGGCCGGCGAGCTGGGCGGCGCCGCCGACAGGCTGGCCGCCGACGGTGGCTGGGGATTCCAGCCGGCCGTGGAAGTCGTTGATGCTGAGCAGCTGCAGGTTGACGGGGTTCGCGCGGGTGTTGATGCCCACCACGAGCGGGTTGTGGTCGCTGGCCCGGTACGGGTTCGCCTCGTAGAAGGCGGGCAGCCCGTCGTATTGGAACGCGTACGACTCGACCGCGTTGATCTGCCACACGTCGACGCCGGTGACCCGGGCCGCGAGCGAGGGGGAGGCGAGGGCGTGGTCGAGGGAGCCGGACTCGCCGCTGAAGACGTAGGTGGCCTTGCCGGTGTTGTTCAGGTCCCGGTACTGCTTGTCGTAGAGGACCTGCATCGGGTCCTCGTGGGTGTAGGCGTTGAAGTCGCCGAGCAGCAGCACGTCGTCGGTGCCGCTGTCCGCCTTGACGTGGTCGACGAATACGGCCAGCGCCCGCGCCTGACGGACCCGGTCGCCGTTCCACGAGCCTTGGCCGTCGCCGGTGTCGGCGTTGTCGCCGGTCCCGGTGCCGCTCTTGGACTTGAGGTGGTTGGCGATCACGGTGAAGGCGATCTTCCCCGCGGTGAAGGTCTGGGCGATGGGCTCGCGGGCGTTGGACCAGACGGTCTCGTCGTTCACCGACCGCGACGGGCCCTTGGGTTGTACCTTCGCCGGCTTGAAGATGATCGCCGTGGTGATGAAGTCCTGCTGGGTCGGGCCGGGCAGGTTAGCCGGGCTGCGGACGTAGTCCCAGGTGCCGTTGCCGTCCTTGGTGTTCAGGGCGGCGACCAGGCGCTTGAGCGCCTGCTGCGGGTCGCCTGCGTCGAACCGGACCGAGTTCTCGATCTCCTCGAGCGCCACCACGTCGGCACCAAGCGCGCTGATCGCCGAGACGATCTTCGCCTCCTGCTTGGCCAGACCGGCCTCGTCAGCGGCGCCGCGGGCGTCCCCGCCGAAGTGCACGAAGTAGTTCAGCACGTTGAAGCTGCCCACCCGCACGTCGCCGCCGACGTCCACCGGCTGCGGGGTACGCGGGTTGGTGGTCTTGAAGCTGGTCCGGGCGGGCGGCGCGGTGTCCGCGTCGACCGGGGTGCTGGGCTGTAGGCGCCACTCGTTGAAGCCGTACGAGAGCACCGACGACCCGAATGCCTCTACCGAGTCGCCGACCCGCAGCGGGCTGGCCTTCGACAGGTACGGCGGCAGCAGGCCGGCGGTGGACAGGTTGGTGGTCCGGCCGTCGTCTAGCAGGATCCGCGCGAGCTTGTTCGCGGCGGCCACCTGCTTCGCCTCGTCCGAGCCGGGACGGGCGACGTCCGTGGGGTTGGCGGCCGGACGGTTACCGGCGGTGAGCACGACCTCGCCGTAGCGGTTGGTGTTGTACACCTCGGAGACGGTGTACTGGCCGACCGGCGACACCAGCATCGACTCGACCGACTCGCGGGCGCCGTCGGCCAGCGGCAGGCTGACCGGGACGGGCGCCGGCAGCGTCTGGCTGTGCTCGCAGACCTGCAGGTCGGCCTTCGCGCCGATGGTGAGCTGGGTGAGCCCGTTGAACTCGCTCGGGGTTCCGCTAACCCGGACCCGGTCGCCGATCGCCACCGACGGGTGGTTGGCCGTGCTGGTCGTCAGGTAGACGAAGATGCCGTCCGAGGCGGTGCCCGCGGCGACGGGACGGTCCCCGCCGCTGCCGGCGGTCTGCACGTAGATCCCGTTGTAGCCACCGCTGCGGTGGTCGGCGGTCACCACGCCCTCGACAGTGACCCGGGTGCCCGCGAGCGGCG
The nucleotide sequence above comes from Micromonospora sp. NBC_00389. Encoded proteins:
- a CDS encoding carboxypeptidase regulatory-like domain-containing protein, which produces MSCASCLCGALVHGGSVHTRTRHARRASVVTAAFAVLATAMASAVPAFAAPSTTAPSANPADKLTSAVEKTLTTHDSADFWVKLSAKANLDAAPNIADWGKRGQYVYDALTSTAKTSQADVIQQLEANGVDHESFWISNRILVEDGTLELAKELAAQSEVSQITETTKFDLVEPVKREKAPANAPAAVEWGLDFINAPEVWAQGFTGEGIVVSSVDTGVQFDHPALADGYRGRQPDGTIVNDYNAFDSSGRCGAGNPCDVNGHGTHTMGTMMGDDGAGNQIGVAPDAQWIEANGCDTCSDADLLESGEWITAPTRTDGTDPDPAKRPQVVNNSWGAVAAGAIDDWYQDITDAWAAAGIFGAWSAGNSGPGCQTTSSPGANTTNYSAGAVDSSGRIASFSSRGPGEGGGIKPNISAPGVAVRSSVPGDGYALFNGTSMAAPHLAGAVAVLWSAAPALIGDIPGTWELLNQAAHNVDDTSCGGTAENNNVYGEGTLDLAALIDAAPIGDMGTVAGTVTETDGDPISGARVTVDGEHDRTVTTGTDGTYSARVAVGDYQVSASAFGYLPSAPTGATVTVDATTTVDIDLEAAPRHTVSGTVTDVATGNPFVGTTVSISAPIDPVTTDANGAFAFADVPEGTYTISIEGGTCTSAFSEEVVVDGDETVTAEIARRYDDFGYFCTVGSDGAATGDTRVNLTGDDAATTVPLPFSFPYYEGDYTTAYVTTNGHVNFAGLSTSLGNVQIPNSSVPNAAIYGLWDDLFFDASSGLYSATTQVDGVDAFVLEYRNVAFFSNRAERTNFSVTLLANGEIELGYGANSGGALSAGSSATVGIENENGTIAHQFSYNTPAINAGMSIHYDSAPRGTVTGTVTDRNTGAPISGATVAVSSEAQSKTATTGADGTYSTSVLTGDYSVEVTAPNYQGATGSVTVTEDGTVRFDAALAAGKVTIASDGDTHAELTMGGSHTEELTITNEGTAPASVELEARSGEFAPLATGALTAVKSKATVPASVAPKGKLSAAGSSMSRSNVKGETVTPQAAPIPADEITITHSASQAIMTGNSASCNNGATTRNNSYLRTFTLDDFGLNGLDVSSVSFGVEVNQGSQPLTVNLYTLEGDLRYANMTLIGSADATVPAGNGTLVTVPVEGAVPSGGTLVVEVSVPADGYFFIGSNNAGQTAPSYIASVDCGISEPADTSSIGFPGMHIVMNVTGSTGGAPADWVSFDRPSVTLEPGESVTVEATMSADVDQPGAYSAAIGASTNTPYNVGEVPVSMNVTAPKSWGKVAGTVTSAATGEPLGGAIVQVTGGKGYRQTLVTEDDGTYAYWIDATVNPLTLVVAVQGYAPETAKVTLKAGKTVTADFSLDPLR
- a CDS encoding GAP family protein; its protein translation is MSIVTVGAVFGLALLDMLSPALIGVTVYLLLARPRRLGLLLGLYLGTIAVAYLALGVLLMLGLGAILPAIDPSVWAWIQGGIGIALFAGSWFIPAKKRPDVEPAPVKTPTPRSMVLVGLGTWLFEFYTAVPYFGAIGIMTSAGLEPAQWLLLLGVYVIIMILPGIALYLAWLLLRERMQERLERWQRKIAGGSRTAMSWIVGIAGVLIFLDALPNEIAITIP
- a CDS encoding ExeM/NucH family extracellular endonuclease, which gives rise to MFSVLLASGALLLTSGAPALAEPAASDPFISEIHYDNAGTDTGEAIEIEAPAGFDLTGWQIVLYNGANGAAYNTRTLSGPMPAAGVVVATYPADGIQNGSPDGVALVAPGGAVAEFLTYEGTMTAVGGPANGLTGVDIGVAETATTPAGESLQKIDGTWRAPAPSSFGVVNTVPGGGDPDPDPAPGCTVTVDHTIGEVQGGGDATPLAGTRVTVEGVVTADHRSGGYNGIYVQTAGSGGDRPVAAGTASDGIFVYLTTSTANHPSVAIGDRVRVSGTPSEFNGLTQLTIGAKADLQVCEHSQTLPAPVPVSLPLADGARESVESMLVSPVGQYTVSEVYNTNRYGEVVLTAGNRPAANPTDVARPGSDEAKQVAAANKLARILLDDGRTTNLSTAGLLPPYLSKASPLRVGDSVEAFGSSVLSYGFNEWRLQPSTPVDADTAPPARTSFKTTNPRTPQPVDVGGDVRVGSFNVLNYFVHFGGDARGAADEAGLAKQEAKIVSAISALGADVVALEEIENSVRFDAGDPQQALKRLVAALNTKDGNGTWDYVRSPANLPGPTQQDFITTAIIFKPAKVQPKGPSRSVNDETVWSNAREPIAQTFTAGKIAFTVIANHLKSKSGTGTGDNADTGDGQGSWNGDRVRQARALAVFVDHVKADSGTDDVLLLGDFNAYTHEDPMQVLYDKQYRDLNNTGKATYVFSGESGSLDHALASPSLAARVTGVDVWQINAVESYAFQYDGLPAFYEANPYRASDHNPLVVGINTRANPVNLQLLSINDFHGRLESPATVGGQPVGGAAQLAGLVGQLRAQNPNTAFVSAGDNIGASTFISAIDGDNPTIDALNQAGLAASAVGNHEFDKGIADLTGRVSDRADFPYLGANVYRGDARALPAYSVSTVGGVRVGFVGVVTEQTKSLVSPDGIAGLTFRDPVAEANLVAGQLKDGNPDNGEADVVVLLAHEGAATENITSAEALANDPVFGKFTRVDATIDAIFSGHTHQPYAFELPVPGSDRLRPVVQAEDYGKRLGKVALTYDPNTGQVTTADAQLVDVVGAPQDQAVADIVATAKTKAGELGKQQLGSITADIKRAYTNGNEDRGKESALGNFIADVQLAGTKDQGRGGAQIAFMNPGGLRADLLYRTDGMVTYADAFAVQPFANDVVTKSYTGAQIKQVLEEQWQPDGASRPVLWLGVSKGFSYTYNPDAPKGSRITSIKLNGTPLDPAGTYRVTVNSFLATGGDNFATLGDGADPATTGDNDLTMLVSYFAANSPVTADTQPRSAVGQAGPQCTTTITGAYRKPLVVTAGLTCLENATIGGPVTVNPGASLVVTGGTISGPVYATRPVLFDLASATVSGPVTVTGATGQLNITKGKVNGPVSVTANTGGVRIDTVTVNGPITVNSNTGSQPVVISANTISGPLACSGNTPAPANESRPNSVKGPASGQCARL